One region of Populus trichocarpa isolate Nisqually-1 chromosome 4, P.trichocarpa_v4.1, whole genome shotgun sequence genomic DNA includes:
- the LOC18097299 gene encoding uncharacterized protein LOC18097299 — protein sequence MGSIATITKPYRAAMKKDWESLKRYYEKNPEAAGLPLTVTKDTVLHIAVHSNDKKLLKHFLDNAPPFSYKVTDVYGNNAVHEAAATGNVEMAKILLNFDRELYCSTTNDGQKNGYCSDELLQIMNKRGETALFRAAAFGRTKMVRFLCSKIKNRDVHRRRHDSTSILHIAVLGKYFEIASQLAVWDAYLPGAVDENGMSCLQLLASMPSAFKSGYPMGMLQKLLYFCLPDIGGDDDKELGDSDGDKELDDSDDVKESGKLHSSQGQDLESGHGRILSHQSNNSGSAISKMYHGVLRCMAKGFPAIRKLWGIKKKQKGVLELVQILAETDLTWWNVNHGRSGPSGYEILSHDKVDEAEREEEYQFPSDLPEQIKTTSPKETPLIAAARHGIVEIIEAILDVYPQAIEHINEKDESIFHAAARCRRKEILDLLPSSYALMPRLGRRITCNGDSILHQAAYLGETHHRDRPGDALRMQSDIQWFKRVKKIVPAYFVNHRNEKGQTAQELFTTEHERLVKDGSEWLMRTTQACTLVAVLIATVAFTSAYTVPGGSNSKTGHPLLIDTTPFHVFTISDTISLCFALTSVVVFLSIMTSNMNEQDFKTSLPLKLVLGLTTLFFAVTAMMVAFAATLVLMIRQRLHWAAIPIYTVACCPVTIFLVLQFPLYLNIAWFTVRGMLWSFIDSLPRSHV from the exons ATGGGAAGTATTGCAACAATAACAAAGCCCTATCGCGCTGCCATGAAAAAAGATTGGGAAAGCTTGAAAAGGTACTACGAGAAAAATCCTGAAGCTGCAGGTCTTCCGTTGACTGTCACCAAGGACACTGTACTTCACATTGCAGTACACAGTAATGACAAGAAACTGCTCAAACATTTTCTGGATAACGCACCACCATTCAGTTACAAGGTAACTGATGTGTATGGAAATAATGCTGTTCACGAGGCAGCGGCCACAGGCAATGTGGAAATGGCCAAGATCCTGTTGAATTTTGATAGAGAGCTCTATTGCAGCACAACAAATGATGGACAGAAAAACGGGTATTGTTCTGACGAGCTACTCCAAATCATGAACAAGAGAGGAGAAACTGCACTCTTCAGGGCTGCTGCATTTGGCAGAACCAAAATGGTGAGGTTTTTGTGTTCTAAAATTAAGAACAGGGATGTTCATCGTAGGAGACACGATTCAACCTCCATTCTTCATATTGCGGTCCTTGGCAAATACTTTG AAATAGCATCGCAATTGGCAGTATGGGATGCATACCTTCCGGGGGCGGTGGATGAGAATGGCATGTCATGTCTTCAACTGCTTGCTAGCATGCCATCTGCTTTCAAGAGTGGATATCCCATGGGAATGCTGCAgaaacttctttattttt GCCTTCCAGATATTGGCGGCGATGATGATAAGGAGCTTGGTGATAGTGATGGTGACAAGGAGCTGGATGATAGTGACGACGTCAAGGAAAGTGGAAAGCTCCATTCGAGTCAGGGACAAGATTTGGAGAGTGGCCATGGCAGGATTCTCTCTCACCAATCCAACAATTCTGGTTCAG CAATTTCAAAGATGTACCATGGCGTATTGAGGTGCATGGCTAAGG GATTTCCAGCTATTAGAAAATTGTGGGgcataaaaaagaagcaaaaaggaGTGCTTGAACTTGTCCAAATATTAGCTGAAACAGACTTGACATGGTGGAATGTAAACCATGGGAGGTCTGGGCCGTCTGGCTATGAAATCCTCTCTCATGACAAGGTAGATGAagcagaaagagaagaagagtaTCAGTTCCCTTCGGATCTTCCTGAGCAAATTAAAACCACCTCTCCTAAGGAGACTCCTCTTATTGCAGCAGCAAGACATGGGATCGTGGagattatagaagctattcttGATGTGTATCCGCAGGCTATAGAGCACATCAATGAGAAGGATGAAAGCATTTTTCATGCTGCAGCCAGATGCCGTAGGAAAGAAATTTTGGACCTTCTTCCATCTTCTTATGCTTTAATGCCGAGGCTTGGGAGGAGAATCACTTGTAATGGTGACAGTATTTTGCATCAAGCTGCATACCTAGGTGAGACTCATCATAGAGACAGACCAGGAGACGCCCTACGCATGCAGTCCGATATTCAGTGGTTTAAG AGGGTGAAGAAAATTGTGCCTGCATATTTCGTCAATCATCGGAACGAGAAAGGACAGACAGCCCAAGAATTGTTCACCACTGAACACGAAAGGTTGGTGAAAGACGGGAGTGAGTGGCTAATGCGAACAACACAGGCTTGTACTCTAGTTGCAGTTCTAATTGCCACAGTTGCTTTCACCTCTGCCTACACAGTTCCAGGAGGTTCCAACTCAAAGACAGGCCATCCTTTGCTTATCGACACGACTCCATTTCATGTCTTCACAATCTCAGACACAATATCATTGTGCTTTGCCCTCACTTCGGTGGTGGTGTTTCTGTCCATCATGACATCCAACATGAACGAACAAGATTTCAAGACGTCTCTTCCTTTGAAGCTTGTCCTGGGtttaactactctgttttttGCTGTGACGGCAATGATGGTTGCTTTCGCAGCAACTCTTGTGCTTATGATCAGACAGAGGCTTCATTGGGCTGCAATTCCAATTTACACAGTTGCTTGCTGCCCAGTGACAATCTTCCTTGTGCTTCAGTTCCCTCTTTATCTCAATATTGCTTGGTTTACTGTGAGGGGTATGCTATGGAGTTTCATTGACTCTCTACCTCGTTCACATGTATGA
- the LOC18097303 gene encoding pyrophosphate--fructose 6-phosphate 1-phosphotransferase subunit beta: MAPAFVINGDSARASGRFASVYSEVQSSRIDHALPLPSVLKNPFKIVDGTRSSAAGNPDEIAKLFPNLFGQPSAKLVPNDVDTLSSDQKLKIGVVLSGGQAPGGHNVISGIFDYLQDRAKGSVLYGFKGGPAGIMKCKYVELNADYIYPYRNQGGFDMICSGRDKIETPEQFKQAEETAKKLDLDGLLVIGGDDSNTNACLLAEDFWVKGLKTRVMGCPKTIDGDLKSKEVPTSFGFDTACKIYSEMIGNVMIDARSTGKYYHFVRLMGRAASHITLECALQTHPNITIIGEEVAAKQLTLKNVTDYIVDIICKRSDLGYNYGVILVPEGLIDFIPEVQYLIAELNEILAHDVVDEDGLWKKKLTNQSLQLFEFLPPAIQEQLMLERDPHGNVQVAKIETEKMLIQMVETELEKRKQIGQSNCIFKGQSHFFGYEGRCGLPTNFDATYCYALGYGAGALLHSGKTGLISSVGNLGAPVAEWTVGGTALTSLMDVERRHGKFKPVIKKAMVELEGGPFKKFESLKNEWAINNRYISPGPIQFIGPGSDAISHTLLLELGAHA, encoded by the exons ATGGCTCCTGCTTTTGTAATTAACGGCGACTCCGCTCGGGCCAGCGGTCGCTTTGCTTCTGTTTACAGCGAAGTCCAATCGAGCCGTATCGATCACGCGCTCCCTCTACCTTCTGTCCTAAAAAACCCTTTCAAAATCGTCGACGGCACTCGTAGTTCCGCCGCCGGCAATCCTG ATGAGATAGCGAAGCTGTTTCCGAATCTGTTTGGGCAACCATCGGCAAAGTTGGTGCCAAACGATGTGGACACGTTGAGTTCAGACCAGAAGTTGAAGATCGGTGTGGTTTTGTCCGGTGGACAAGCACCTGGTGGTCATAATGTTATTTCTGGAATCTTCG ATTATTTGCAGGATCGGGCGAAAGGAAGTGTATTGTATGGGTTTAAGGGAGGTCCAGCTGGGATCATGAAGTGCAAATATGTTGAATTGAATGCCGACTATATCTATCCTTATAGAAATCAG ggtGGTTTTGATATGATCTGCAGTGGAAGAGACAAAATTGAAACGCCTGAGCAG TTCAAACAAGCTGAAGAAACAGCAAAGAAACTTGACTTGGATGGGCTTCTTGTTATTGGTGGGGATGACTCAAACACAAATGCTTGCCTCCTTGCTGAAGACTTCTG GGTTAAAGGTTTGAAAACTCGGGTGATGGGATGCCCAAAAACCATTGATGGTGATTTGAAATCCAAGGAGGTTCCTACCAGTTTTGGATTTGATACTGCTTGCAAG ATATATTCAGAAATGATTGGAAATGTCATGATTGATGCTAGATCAACTGGAAAATATTATCATT TTGTCCGGCTTATGGGACGTGCAGCTTCACACATTACATTGGAGTGTGCCTTGCAAACTCATCCAAACATCACCATCATTGGAGAAGAG GTTGCTGCAAAGCAGCTGACACTGAAAAATGTTACAGATTACATAGTTGATATAATCTGTAAACGGTCTGATCTTGGATATAACTATGGCGTGATTCTTGTTCCtgaaggtttaattgatttcattCCTGAG GTTCAGTACCTTATAGCGGAACTAAATGAAATTTTGGCACATGATGTGGTAGATGAAGACGGGCTGTGGAAAAAGAAACTTACAAATCAATCCCTGCagctttttgaatttttgccaCCAGCAATTCAAGAACAATTGATGCTTGAAAGAGATCCACATGGAAATGTCCAG GTTGCCAAAATTGAGACAGAGAAAATGCTTATTCAAATGGTTGAGACTGAGTTGGAGAAGAGGAAGCAGATAGGTCAATCCAATTGCATTTTCAAAGGACAGTCCCACTTCTTCGG GTATGAAGGAAGATGTGGTTTGCCAACAAACTTTGATGCTACATACTGCTATGCTTTGGGCTATGGTGCTGGAGCTCTCCTTCATAGTGGAAAAACTGGGCTGATATCGTCG GTTGGGAATTTGGGCGCTCCTGTTGCAGAATGGACTGTTGGTGGGACTGCATTGACTTCTTTGATGGACGTAGAGAGGAGACATG GTAAATTCAAGCCTGTGATCAAGAAGGCAATGGTGGAACTCGAAG GTGGccctttcaaaaaatttgaatccCTGAAGAATGAGTGGGCAATCAATAATCGCTACATTAGTCCTG GTCCCATCCAATTCATAGGCCCAGGATCAGATGCCATTAGTCACACTTTACTACTGGAATTGGGAGCTCATGCTTAG
- the LOC112326081 gene encoding uncharacterized protein LOC112326081 — MDSVNFPAKTLVFTGQNYGVWAVKMETYLKAFDLWEIVESDRQPTPLGNNPTIAQMKFFNEEKAKRFKALTCLHNAVSEEIFIRIMACKSAKETWDKLKAEFHGDEKSRKMQVLNLRRQFEGLKMRETDTIKDFSSQISKLVNQVRLLGEDFPDSRIVEKVLVSLPEKFEHKICSLEDSKDFSEMSLQELVNALQAVEQRQAYRQEGTNKGALVAVYKEKSRAKNFYINNQEEKREKGRGWQSNNWQQNNNNIFTEGKEKKEHFPACKFRQKTNHLEAWCWLKNAQCRNCKQFGHIQRFCKNKAETVKQAQVAESSEVDEDLLFMATI; from the coding sequence ATGGATTCTGTAAATTTTCCAGCAAAAACACTAGTGTTCACAGGGCAGAATTATGGTGTGTGGGCTGTAAAAATGGAAACATATCTCAAAGCTTTTGACTTATGGGAGATAGTGGAAAGTGATAGGCAACCCACTCCACTAGGAAACAATCCTACGATTGCACAGATGAAATTTTTCAATGAAGAAAAGGCAAAGCGATTCAAAGCTCTTACCTGTCTTCATAATGCTGTGAGTGAAGAAATCTTCATAAGGATTATGGCTTGTAAATCTGCCAAAGAAACGTGGGATAAATTAAAAGCAGAATTTCATGGTGATGAGAAGTCAAGGAAGATGCAAGTTTTAAATCTCAGAAGGCAGTTTGAAGGTCTGAAGATGAGAGAAACCGATACCATCAAAGACTTCTCttctcaaatttcaaaacttgtgaATCAAGTGAGACTTTTGGGAGAAGATTTTCCAGATTCAAGAATAGTAGAGAAAGTTCTAGTAAGTCTACCAGAGAAATTTGAACATAAAATTTGCTCTTTAGAAGATTCTAAAGATTTCTCAGAAATGAGTCTGCAAGAACTGGTAAATGCATTGCAAGCTGTGGAGCAAAGACAAGCTTATAGACAAGAAGGAACAAATAAAGGAGCTCTTGTTGCAGTTTACAAGGAGAAGAGTCGGGCTAAGAATTTTTACATAaacaatcaagaagaaaaaagagaaaaagggagAGGTTGGCAATCTAATAACTGGCAacagaacaacaacaacatcttTACTgaagggaaagagaagaaagaacatTTTCCTGCTTGCAAATTTCGTCagaaaacaaatcatcttgAAGCCTGGTGTTGGCTCAAGAATGCACAATGCCGAAACTGCAAGCAATTTGGTCACATCCAAAGATTCTGCAAAAATAAAGCAGAAACTGTAAAACAAGCTCAAGTAGCCGAGAGTTCAGAAGTGGATGAAGATCTTTTATTCATGGCTACAATATAG
- the LOC112327211 gene encoding uncharacterized protein LOC112327211, with amino-acid sequence MDFDEYRKFKGLYESMRKGEKTEVIHQYAMMSEEPSSSMTVCEDTVLHMAINMRHESIASEILKHHIKDPGTLTRKNVFGDTILHEAASTNMTKLVKELLEKEPLLLSMPNKYDEMPLFKAAQFGHTEMFKLLAGEVENEGPEKAKHHLSRSDKTNILHMTILAEFFDLAYMIAKKYPGLVAAKDGKGKTALQLLSSNPSAFKSGSSYGLLKSFINYCVPDDDAERKDSSGEEDRYKGMLDVEQEDEDGDKARDSKLPQMLKVFVNFFFMIIQKISSVLRKMNQSLWSLFRKGWPVMENIRKEKRKHESALRLAKLLIADDTSWELISTEEDIGKISVLNPEAKEEEEEGGGGGGEIRGENKKQGRRKTKGKQGKSGACVTTAQTPETSKANNFLDGEAGSTPAPTSLAQAPDTSKANNLDGEAETSLLLATSNGIVEIVKEILDVYPQAVEHVSRKGQNIMHVAIKNRQKEIFNMVKKMEIPMTRLVRRIDKNGYTLLHHVAVMHYYSGGTLPGPALQLQEELHWFDRVRKIIPPHYEMHRSRYKDKTAQEFFKKTHTKLLKEAQEWLKRTSESCSTVAVLIATVAFAAAYTVPGGSNQDTGLPVLLHDPIFLVFTVMDVLSLASSLTSVVMFLSILTSPFQLQDFRHSLPQKLILGFSFLFFSVAVMMLTFTATILLIVHLKKRWTTLLIYTVAFLPVSIFALLQVPLYLTFMNTLKSSVNLIRIPINSVLSLVRATLSSICKRR; translated from the exons ATGGATTTCGATGAGTATCGTAAGTTTAAAGGCTTATATGAAAGTATGCGGAAGGGTGAGAAGACAGAAGTGATACATCAATATGCAATGATGTCCGAGGAACCATCAAGCAGCATGACTGTCTGTGAAGATACAGTCCTTCATATGGCGATCAATATGAGGCATGAAAGCATTGCCAGCGAAATCTTGAAGCATCACATCAAAGATCCTGGAACATTGACTCGGAAGAATGTGTTCGGAGACACCATACTCCACGAAGCTGCTTCCACCAACATGACAAAACTAGTAAAGGAATTGCTGGAGAAGGAACCACTATTACTATCCATGCCTAATAAGTACGATGAAATGCCTCTGTTTAAAGCAGCCCAATTTGGTCACACTGAAATGTTCAAGCTTCTTGCTGGTGAAGTGGAGAATGAAGGTCCAGAGAAAGCTAAACATCATCTGTCTAGGAGCGACAAAACTAACATCCTTCACATGACTATCCTTGCCGAGTTCTTTG ATCTGGCATATATGATAGCTAAAAAGTACCCGGGCTTGGTTGCTGCGAAAGACGGAAAGGGGAAGACAGCGCTTCAGCTGCTCTCAAGTAATCCATCTGCATTCAAGAGTGGGAGCAGCTATGGTTTACTGAAGAGTTTCATTAATTATT GTGTTCCCGATGATGATGCGGAGAGGAAAGACAGCAGTGGTGAAGAAGACAGATATAAAGGTATGTTAGATGTGGAACAAGAAGATGAGGATGGTGATAAAGCAAGAGACTCCAAGCTCCCCCAAATGCTTAAAGTTTTTGTCAACTTCTTCTTTATGATAATACAAAAAATTTCTTCAG TTCTAAGGAAGATGAATCAATCACTTTGGAGCCTTTTTCGTAAAG GTTGGCCAGTGATGGAAAATATcaggaaagagaagagaaaacatGAATCTGCTTTAAGGCTTGCCAAACTATTGATTGCAGACGACACTTCATGGGAACTTATCAGCACCGAAGAAGACATAGGAAAGATAAGCGTTCTGAACCctgaagcaaaagaagaagaagaagaaggaggaggaggaggaggagaaattagaggagagaataaaaaacaaggacgcagaaaaacaaaaggaaagcaaGGAAAATCAGGAGCCTGTGTGACTACTGCACAAACACCGGAAACATCAAAAGCAAACAATTTTTTAGATGGTGAAGCTGGCTCGACACCAGCCCCAACCTCATTAGCACAAGCCCCAGATACATCAAAAGCGAACAATTTAGACGGTGAAGCTGAAACCTCATTGCTATTAGCAACTAGCAATGGAATAGTAGAGATTGTTAAAGAGATACTTGATGTATATCCTCAAGCAGTTGAACATGTTAGTCGTAAGGGGCAGAACATAATGCATGTGGCTATTAAGAACCGTCAAAAAGAGATATTTAACATGGTCAAGAAGATGGAAATACCAATGACCAGGTTGGTTCGACGGATCGACAAAAATGGCTACACCTTGTTGCACCATGTTGCTGTCATGCATTACTACAGTGGAGGAACCCTGCCTGGTCCTGCACTCCAACTACAAGAGGAACTGCATTGGTTTGAT CGTGTGCGGAAGATAATTCCTCCCCATTATGAAATGCACCGCAGCCGCTACAAGGATAAGACTGCTCAAGAATTCTTCAAAAAAACACACACTAAACTCCTCAAGGAAGCTCAGGAGTGGCTAAAGAGGACATCAGAGTCATGTTCTACTGTTGCTGTTCTCATTGCCACAGTTGCCTTTGCTGCTGCCTACACTGTACCAGGAGGATCCAATCAAGACACCGGTCTTCCTGTCCTCCTGCATGATcctattttcttggttttcacTGTCATGGATGTTCTATCTTTGGCAAGCTCCTTGACTTCTGTTGTAATGTTCCTGTCAATCCTCACTTCCCCATTCCAGCTTCAGGATTTCCGCCACTCTCTCCCTCAAAAATTGATACTCGGtttctctttcctcttcttctcgGTCGCAGTGATGATGCTTACATTCACCGCGACCATTTTGCTCATTGTTCATTTGAAGAAACGTTGGACTACGCTTCTCATTTACACCGTTGCATTCCTTCCGGTCAGCATATTTGCTCTCTTGCAGGTCCCTTTGTATTTGACATTTATGAATACCTTGAAGAGCTCAGTCAATCTCATCAGGATTCCTATTAATTCCGTCCTTAGTTTGGTTAGGGCCACTCTGTCCTCCATTTGCAAGAGGCGTTGA
- the LOC18097302 gene encoding probable transcription repressor OFP9 has protein sequence MKESRVDKKQKLQQRGCKAFCCSCRLSVSSSEEAESSNPDRFASISSLAHAMVQERLDQMIRERQEARQRERRRRLRSDGTKFIVMVAMEKSSYDPREDFRESMVEMIMANRLQEPKDLRSLLNYYMSMNSEEYHGMILEVFHEVCTNLFLCCKCH, from the coding sequence ATGAAAGAATCCAGGGTAGACAAGAAGCAAAAACTTCAGCAAAGAGGATGCAAGGCCTTTTGTTGCAGTTGCAGGCTAAGTGTCTCTTCTTCTGAGGAAGCTGAGAGCTCGAATCCCGATCGGTTTGCATCGATCTCAAGCCTGGCACATGCGATGGTACAAGAGAGACTAGACCAGATGATTAGAGAAAGGCAAGAGGCAagacaaagagagagaagaaggagaCTAAGAAGTGATGGGACCAAGTTTATAGTAATGGTAGCTATGGAGAAAAGCTCTTACGATCCAAGAGAAGATTTTAGAGAGTCCATGGTTGAGATGATCATGGCAAACCGGCTACAAGAGCCAAAAGATCTCCGTAGTCTGTTGAATTATTACATGTCAATGAACTCTGAAGAGTATCATGGAATGATACTGGAAGTTTTCCATGAGGTTTGCACCAATCTGTTTTTATGCTGTAAATGCCATTGA